TTCACCGAAAAGGTTGTAGCTGCAACGCTGAGTGAGGTTAACGAAATTCTCTCAGCGGTCGAGGCTCATGGAGTGAAGCTAACCGTGTCCCTGCCGCGGCTAAATGACGGTTATACATTATCGGTTACAGACATTCTAAGCCAGGGACTGCTTGGAGAGATCACTTATGTCAGAGTCCGCTTATCCCATAACGGCGCAACGGCCAACTGGCTTCCTGAGCATTTCTATAGCCTTGAGCAATGCCAGGGCGGGGCTTTGATTGATCTGGGATGTCATCCCATGTACCTGACCAGACTGTTTCTGGGTCAAGAGGTGACCGGGGTAAGCGCGAGCTTCGGATATGTGACGGGCAAGGAAGTGGAGGACAATGCGGTAGCGACGCTCTATACGGATTCGGGAGCGATTGGTGTGGTGGAAGCCGGCTTCGTAAACAGCTACTCGCCTTTTACCATTGAAGTGCATGGAACGGAAGGAACTCTACTCTATGGAACGCCTGAAGCGAAGCTGCTCGTCAGAAGCAATAAAGCGGCAGATCAAGGGGCTTCCTGGAACGATACGCCTGTGCTGGCCAATCGTGATAGCGCTTTTAAGCAGTGGGTTGCCCACATCCGGGATAACACGGTTGCTTCTGACAATATTCAAGCGGCAACGGAGCTTACCCGGTT
This region of Paenibacillus sp. FSL K6-1096 genomic DNA includes:
- a CDS encoding Gfo/Idh/MocA family oxidoreductase, yielding MSIRIGKISYWHVHAWDYTKQAQEHGDTEIAAVWDEDAERGRKAAESLNVPFYDSLEEMLAQKDIDAVIVDAPTRMHREVMIAAARAGKHIFTEKVVAATLSEVNEILSAVEAHGVKLTVSLPRLNDGYTLSVTDILSQGLLGEITYVRVRLSHNGATANWLPEHFYSLEQCQGGALIDLGCHPMYLTRLFLGQEVTGVSASFGYVTGKEVEDNAVATLYTDSGAIGVVEAGFVNSYSPFTIEVHGTEGTLLYGTPEAKLLVRSNKAADQGASWNDTPVLANRDSAFKQWVAHIRDNTVASDNIQAATELTRLMEAANLSAKAGRVVRLAELKS